From Hyphomicrobiales bacterium, a single genomic window includes:
- a CDS encoding ATP-binding cassette domain-containing protein, which produces MNTRTPLLSIENLSVRFRTRRGIDQLLSRGPSHLTAVDDVSLTVRPGEILGLVGESGSGKTTLGKAVLRLVDPSAGRIVFEGRDISHLSQGELRPLRRRIQTVFQDPLSSLNPRHRVRETIATPLRLHHVAPTSELDAAVDRILTRVGLSPVFRDRYPHELSGGQLQRVAIGRALALEPALMIADEAVSKLDVSVRAQILNLFKDIQTRSGMTMIFITHDLHVARYLCTRIGVMYFGKLVEIAPTEQLFTAPRHPYTVALLSTVDTSLAIDQNGSIAQEAFNPTTDDRRGCRFAKRCPLRAEECAVRHPDGETVSPDHDVSCYRWRDVARRVEERTSNKG; this is translated from the coding sequence ATGAACACCCGGACGCCGCTCCTATCGATCGAAAACCTCTCGGTGCGGTTTCGCACGCGTCGCGGCATCGACCAGCTGCTGTCGCGCGGCCCGAGCCATCTGACCGCCGTCGACGACGTCTCGCTCACCGTCCGCCCGGGCGAGATCCTCGGCCTCGTTGGCGAATCGGGGAGCGGAAAAACCACCCTCGGCAAAGCCGTCCTGCGGCTCGTCGACCCGAGCGCCGGTCGGATCGTTTTCGAGGGCCGCGACATTTCGCACCTCTCCCAGGGCGAACTCAGACCCCTGCGCCGCCGTATCCAGACCGTCTTCCAGGACCCGCTTTCGTCGCTCAACCCCCGCCACCGCGTCCGCGAGACCATCGCGACACCGCTTCGCCTGCATCATGTCGCGCCGACGTCCGAACTCGATGCCGCCGTCGACCGCATCCTGACGCGGGTCGGCCTCTCGCCGGTCTTTCGCGACCGCTACCCACACGAACTCTCCGGCGGACAGCTCCAGCGCGTCGCGATCGGCCGCGCCCTCGCGCTCGAACCGGCCTTGATGATCGCCGACGAGGCGGTCTCCAAGCTCGATGTTTCGGTCCGCGCTCAGATCTTGAACCTTTTCAAGGATATCCAGACACGTTCTGGCATGACGATGATTTTCATCACCCACGACCTGCACGTCGCGCGCTATCTCTGCACGCGCATCGGTGTCATGTATTTCGGTAAGCTGGTCGAGATCGCGCCCACCGAGCAGCTCTTCACCGCGCCGCGCCACCCCTACACCGTCGCGCTCCTGTCGACCGTCGACACCAGCCTCGCCATCGACCAGAACGGCTCGATCGCCCAGGAGGCCTTCAACCCGACGACGGACGACCGGCGCGGCTGCCGGTTCGCCAAACGCTGCCCACTTCGGGCCGAGGAATGCGCCGTGCGACACCCGGATGGCGAAACCGTTTCCCCGGACCACGACGTATCATGTTATCGCTGGCGCGACGTGGCGCGCCGCGTCGAGGAGAGGACGAGCAACAAGGGGTAG
- a CDS encoding ABC transporter permease subunit yields MWNEFRSSFTAMTGAVITLLVLALITVGAMLMPYSPTAMSFTTVFQPPSLAHPFGTDSLGRDVFTRVLYGARVSLLISGAGVAAALLIGTAIGMTAAYAGGLYDLVVMRIMDLLFSFPAFVLALFLMVVIGFGVVNVSIAIALVYVPIFARLAHNLTLSVREEAYVQAARVMGQPVPRLLAREILPNIAAPLMVQASISLAFGIIIEAGLSFLGLGVQPPTPSLGVIMADGQEYFRRAPWVLTLSGLGICFALLGLNLLGDGVRDMVDPRLRRRTE; encoded by the coding sequence ATGTGGAATGAATTCCGATCGAGCTTTACGGCGATGACCGGAGCCGTCATCACGCTGCTGGTGCTGGCGCTGATCACCGTCGGGGCGATGCTGATGCCATACTCGCCGACCGCGATGTCGTTCACCACCGTCTTCCAGCCGCCGAGCCTCGCCCATCCGTTCGGAACCGACTCCCTCGGACGCGACGTGTTCACCCGCGTTCTCTACGGGGCCCGCGTTTCCCTCCTCATCAGCGGCGCCGGCGTCGCGGCCGCCCTCCTCATCGGCACCGCGATCGGCATGACGGCGGCTTATGCGGGCGGGCTTTACGACCTCGTCGTCATGCGCATCATGGATCTTCTCTTTTCGTTTCCCGCGTTCGTGCTCGCGCTCTTCCTCATGGTCGTGATCGGCTTCGGCGTCGTGAACGTTTCGATCGCCATCGCCCTCGTCTACGTACCGATCTTCGCTCGCCTCGCCCACAACCTCACCCTGTCGGTACGCGAGGAGGCCTATGTGCAGGCCGCCCGCGTCATGGGCCAGCCGGTGCCGCGCCTGCTGGCTCGCGAAATCCTGCCCAATATCGCCGCTCCACTCATGGTCCAGGCCAGCATCAGCCTCGCCTTCGGGATCATCATCGAGGCGGGCCTGAGCTTCCTCGGCCTCGGCGTTCAACCGCCGACACCCTCCCTCGGCGTCATCATGGCGGACGGCCAGGAGTATTTCCGCCGCGCCCCCTGGGTTCTGACGCTCTCCGGGCTCGGCATCTGCTTTGCCCTCCTCGGTCTCAATCTTCTCGGCGACGGAGTGCGCGACATGGTCGATCCCCGCTTGCGCCGGCGAACGGAGTAG
- a CDS encoding FAD-dependent oxidoreductase, whose product MTAEFRARAELATLAGRGFDVAVIGAGVNGANTAQTLAAEGYEVLLVDKGDFANGSSGRSSRLLHCGLRYLAPGASMWEFVRHPSRLVTAIRMARKAMQCRRQFVETTPERARAITFCFPFYEDGPYQAWQIDIAFSILGALGGRGVPLDYKRLGRQEAMRTPLLEHLREPDKLKGVATFSEYQFDWPERIVVDTVLDAGRLGATVRNYTPVTRLARRGDGWRLTLADAMDRAAPEIEVEARAVVNMAGIWIDEVGRSIEGAAPKRRITGTKGAHIVVRLPPECRGRGIVTLNRLAEPFYCIPWNDLHYFGPTETLYEGDIEDIYPTEEDFAFLLAEANHLLPSLELTRGDVLYGWAGVRPLTYDTALPKGARSREVHDYAGEGLGGMLAMTAGPVMTHRSAGGEVLGRLERRVRPGRGKSAVSYRVPPRRDAENSPRLLNHGPDVRLDDIRRGVREEYACTLTDVMVRRTGAAWSQTMGREGALVAAQVMGEELGWSDGRIANEAEEYIRFLEHQFRLPPSGRADRRADG is encoded by the coding sequence ATGACCGCTGAATTCCGGGCGCGTGCCGAACTCGCCACACTGGCCGGCCGTGGGTTCGACGTCGCGGTCATCGGGGCCGGAGTGAACGGAGCCAATACCGCACAGACGCTGGCGGCGGAAGGCTACGAGGTCCTGCTCGTCGACAAAGGTGACTTCGCGAACGGCTCCAGCGGGCGCTCGAGCCGGCTGCTGCATTGCGGCCTTCGCTATCTGGCGCCAGGTGCCTCGATGTGGGAGTTCGTGCGTCATCCGAGCCGGCTGGTGACGGCGATCCGAATGGCGCGCAAAGCGATGCAGTGTCGGCGGCAGTTCGTCGAGACGACGCCGGAACGGGCGCGCGCGATCACGTTCTGCTTTCCGTTCTACGAGGACGGCCCCTACCAGGCATGGCAGATCGACATCGCGTTTTCCATTCTCGGTGCGCTCGGTGGGCGCGGCGTGCCGCTCGACTACAAGCGACTCGGCCGACAGGAGGCGATGCGAACGCCGCTGCTCGAGCACCTCAGGGAACCGGACAAGCTCAAGGGTGTGGCCACCTTCTCGGAGTACCAGTTCGACTGGCCGGAGCGTATCGTGGTCGACACGGTGCTGGACGCCGGGAGGCTCGGCGCGACGGTGCGGAATTATACCCCGGTGACGCGGCTTGCGCGGCGGGGCGACGGCTGGAGGCTGACGCTCGCCGACGCCATGGATCGGGCCGCCCCGGAGATCGAGGTCGAGGCCCGCGCGGTGGTCAATATGGCGGGAATCTGGATCGACGAGGTCGGCCGCTCGATCGAGGGGGCCGCGCCGAAGCGGCGGATCACGGGCACGAAGGGGGCGCACATCGTCGTCAGGCTGCCGCCTGAATGCCGAGGGCGCGGTATCGTCACGCTCAACCGGCTGGCCGAACCCTTCTACTGCATCCCCTGGAACGATCTGCACTATTTCGGTCCGACGGAGACGCTCTACGAGGGAGACATCGAGGATATCTATCCGACCGAGGAGGATTTCGCGTTCCTGCTGGCGGAAGCCAACCATCTGCTGCCCTCGCTCGAGCTGACGCGAGGCGACGTGCTCTATGGATGGGCCGGTGTTCGGCCGCTGACGTACGATACGGCTCTGCCGAAGGGGGCGCGGTCGCGCGAGGTCCATGACTATGCGGGCGAGGGGCTCGGCGGCATGCTGGCGATGACGGCGGGGCCGGTGATGACACACCGCTCGGCCGGCGGTGAGGTGCTCGGAAGGCTGGAGCGCCGGGTGCGGCCCGGGCGAGGAAAGTCGGCTGTGTCCTACAGGGTTCCGCCACGCCGTGACGCGGAAAACTCTCCGCGCCTGCTCAATCACGGACCGGACGTGCGGCTCGACGACATCCGGCGCGGCGTGCGCGAGGAGTATGCCTGCACGCTCACGGACGTCATGGTGCGGCGCACGGGGGCGGCATGGTCGCAGACCATGGGTCGGGAGGGAGCGCTCGTCGCGGCCCAGGTGATGGGCGAGGAGCTCGGTTGGAGCGATGGGCGTATCGCGAACGAGGCAGAGGAATACATCCGCTTCCTGGAGCACCAGTTCCGGCTACCGCCGTCCGGTCGGGCGGATCGGCGCGCGGACGGATGA
- a CDS encoding FAD-dependent oxidoreductase codes for MEESRRAGTRPAGSDPLLTPLRIRHLELRNRVMSTSHACGLHDAGMPGERYQSYHEEKARGGIGLTMFGGSSNVAPDSPNIFQQLNVGVDAVIPHLQRFSERVHKHGAALMCQITHLGRRGESYAGDWLPTIAPSPIRETLHRSFPKEMDEHDIERVVAAYAAAAVRCKEGGLDGIETLTGGHLIGQFLSPMTNKRSDRFGGSLENRCRFGLMVYERIRKAVGDDFLVGMRFVVDEGVGGGLDGEECLRIATIFQESGLVDFFNAIYGRMDTERGLARDNMPGMDSPIAPWVRPVGEFKRHVKLPVFHAARIADVASARYAIAEGLLDMVGMTRAQIADPHLVNKLASGREEQIRPCVGATHCMSQYRPSCLHNAATGRETTLSHTISRSPRAGRKVVVVGGGPAGLEAARVAAERGHGVVLLEAAPALGGQVRIGAQGPWRQDLIGIVDWRRAELERLGVEVRLDTYASRSDVLALRPDVVVVATGGVPDLEWLEGMEHCVSAWDLLTGQALAANNVLVYDGTGRHPAPHAAARAAQAGSTVSLVTLDSSLALELTYAERVAWKDHCYKAGIAVVPDHRLVKVEKSGNRLIAHLENLVTQDERVLEVDQVVVEHGTRPVDELYGELRADSVNDGVTDIAALLAVEPQPRNYRPDAAFELYRVGDAVSSRNIHAAVYDSLRLCSTF; via the coding sequence ATGGAAGAGTCGCGGAGAGCGGGAACACGGCCGGCAGGGAGTGATCCGCTTCTGACGCCATTGCGCATCCGTCACCTCGAATTGCGAAACCGGGTGATGAGCACGAGCCACGCCTGCGGACTGCACGACGCGGGTATGCCCGGCGAGCGATACCAGAGCTATCACGAGGAGAAAGCGCGCGGCGGGATCGGGCTCACCATGTTCGGTGGCTCATCGAACGTCGCGCCCGACAGCCCCAATATCTTCCAGCAGCTCAACGTCGGCGTCGATGCGGTCATTCCGCATCTGCAGCGCTTTTCCGAGCGTGTCCACAAGCACGGCGCGGCCTTGATGTGCCAGATCACGCACCTCGGCCGGCGCGGGGAATCCTATGCCGGCGACTGGCTGCCGACGATTGCACCATCGCCGATCCGCGAGACGCTGCATCGCTCCTTTCCCAAGGAGATGGACGAGCACGATATCGAGCGCGTGGTGGCGGCCTATGCGGCGGCGGCGGTGCGCTGCAAGGAGGGCGGGCTCGACGGCATCGAGACGCTGACGGGGGGGCACCTCATCGGTCAATTCCTCTCGCCGATGACGAACAAGCGGAGCGACCGCTTCGGGGGCTCGCTCGAGAACCGCTGCCGCTTCGGGCTGATGGTCTACGAGCGCATTCGCAAGGCGGTCGGGGACGATTTCCTCGTCGGCATGCGGTTCGTCGTGGACGAGGGCGTCGGCGGTGGCCTCGATGGAGAGGAATGCCTGCGGATCGCGACGATCTTCCAGGAGAGCGGACTCGTCGACTTCTTCAATGCCATCTATGGCCGAATGGATACCGAGCGCGGGCTAGCGCGCGACAACATGCCGGGGATGGATTCTCCGATCGCCCCGTGGGTGAGACCGGTCGGAGAGTTCAAGCGGCATGTCAAGCTACCCGTCTTTCACGCCGCGCGGATCGCGGATGTCGCCTCGGCGCGTTATGCGATCGCGGAGGGGTTGCTCGACATGGTCGGTATGACGCGGGCGCAGATCGCCGATCCGCACCTCGTCAACAAGCTTGCATCGGGACGCGAGGAGCAGATCCGCCCTTGTGTCGGAGCGACCCACTGCATGTCGCAATACCGTCCCTCCTGCCTGCACAACGCGGCGACCGGGCGCGAGACGACGCTCTCGCATACCATTTCCCGTTCGCCACGCGCTGGTCGCAAGGTGGTGGTGGTCGGTGGCGGTCCGGCCGGGTTGGAGGCGGCGCGGGTCGCGGCCGAACGTGGCCATGGTGTCGTTCTTCTCGAGGCGGCGCCTGCCCTCGGTGGCCAGGTGCGCATCGGGGCACAGGGACCTTGGCGTCAGGATCTCATCGGCATCGTCGATTGGCGCCGGGCGGAGCTCGAGAGGCTGGGCGTCGAGGTCAGGCTCGACACCTATGCCTCTCGCTCCGACGTGCTCGCGCTTCGCCCCGATGTCGTCGTGGTCGCGACCGGCGGCGTGCCGGACCTGGAGTGGCTCGAGGGCATGGAGCATTGCGTGTCGGCCTGGGATCTCCTCACGGGCCAGGCGCTCGCGGCGAACAATGTGCTGGTCTACGACGGCACGGGGCGGCATCCGGCGCCGCATGCGGCGGCGCGGGCGGCGCAAGCGGGCAGCACGGTGTCGCTGGTGACGCTCGATTCCTCGCTGGCGCTGGAACTCACCTATGCCGAGCGGGTCGCCTGGAAGGACCACTGCTACAAGGCGGGGATCGCCGTCGTGCCCGACCACCGGCTGGTCAAGGTGGAAAAATCCGGCAATCGGCTGATCGCCCATCTCGAAAACCTGGTGACGCAGGATGAGCGGGTTCTCGAGGTCGATCAGGTCGTGGTCGAGCATGGCACGCGGCCGGTGGACGAACTCTATGGCGAGCTGCGTGCGGACTCGGTCAATGACGGAGTGACGGACATCGCGGCGCTCCTTGCCGTCGAGCCGCAACCGCGCAACTACCGGCCGGACGCCGCGTTCGAACTCTACCGCGTCGGTGATGCGGTCTCGAGCCGCAACATCCACGCGGCCGTCTACGATTCTCTCCGGCTCTGCTCGACCTTCTGA
- the folD gene encoding bifunctional methylenetetrahydrofolate dehydrogenase/methenyltetrahydrofolate cyclohydrolase FolD has translation MATETRIIDGKAVAEGLRERIGKAVAGLRAAHGLQPGLAVVLVGEDPASQVYVRNKARQTVACGMASFEHKLDASTPEADVLALVARLNADPDVHGILVQLPLPKHIDSTKVLNAIEPAKDVDGFHPVNAGRLATGEAALVPCTPLGCVILAKQTLGNLSGLEAVVIGRSNIVGKPVAQLLLQENCTVTIAHSRTRDLPAVTRRGDLVVAAVGRAEMVRGNWIKPGATVIDVGINRIDGADGKSRLVGDVAYDEAAKVAGAITPVPGGVGPMTIACLLRNTVQAATAAAGIAMPDV, from the coding sequence ATGGCGACTGAAACACGCATCATCGACGGCAAGGCGGTGGCGGAAGGCTTGCGCGAGCGGATCGGCAAGGCGGTTGCGGGTCTACGCGCGGCGCATGGGCTGCAGCCGGGCCTTGCGGTGGTGCTCGTCGGCGAGGACCCGGCAAGCCAGGTCTACGTGCGCAACAAGGCGCGCCAGACGGTGGCCTGCGGCATGGCCTCCTTCGAGCACAAGCTGGACGCATCGACACCCGAAGCCGACGTGCTCGCCCTCGTCGCCCGTCTCAACGCCGACCCCGATGTCCACGGCATCCTGGTGCAGTTGCCGTTGCCCAAGCACATCGATTCGACCAAGGTTCTGAACGCCATCGAGCCTGCCAAGGACGTCGACGGCTTCCACCCGGTCAATGCCGGCCGGCTCGCGACGGGCGAAGCCGCGCTGGTGCCCTGCACGCCGCTCGGCTGTGTGATCCTCGCGAAACAGACGCTCGGCAACCTCTCAGGCCTCGAAGCCGTGGTGATCGGCCGCTCGAACATCGTCGGCAAACCGGTCGCCCAGCTCCTTCTTCAGGAGAACTGCACCGTCACGATCGCCCACTCGCGGACCCGCGACCTGCCCGCCGTCACGCGTCGCGGCGACCTCGTGGTCGCGGCCGTCGGACGCGCCGAGATGGTGCGCGGCAACTGGATCAAGCCCGGCGCCACGGTCATCGACGTCGGGATCAATCGCATCGACGGCGCCGACGGCAAGAGCCGCCTCGTCGGCGACGTCGCATACGACGAGGCCGCCAAGGTGGCCGGTGCGATCACACCGGTTCCGGGAGGCGTCGGACCGATGACCATCGCCTGCCTCCTGCGCAACACCGTCCAGGCCGCGACCGCCGCGGCCGGCATCGCCATGCCCGATGTTTGA
- a CDS encoding ATP-binding cassette domain-containing protein, whose translation MANLLEVRNLRAGFALHGATVPVVEGIDLDVRKSEVLGIIGESGSGKTVTFLSLLRLLPRHANVEADSILFDGRETRSLTDGEFRALRGTRIAMIFQDPVGSFNPVKSIGWHFQQVAARAAVGRNASLPANWREAAIELLATVGIPHGKAILSSYPHQLSGGMLQRALIALVLGLGPSLIVADEPTTNLDNIVEHQIIELFRGLKESTRASFVFITHDMTVAARLCDRIAVMYAGQIVERGSAAEILGAPRHPYTQGLVRTANELQRRVARLIEIPGELPNWRTMPAGCRFRARCPLAGPECEHAQRLLTASDGHEVRCVKSGSPR comes from the coding sequence ATGGCCAACCTGCTCGAGGTCCGCAACCTGCGCGCCGGCTTTGCCCTCCACGGCGCCACCGTACCAGTCGTCGAGGGCATCGATCTCGACGTGCGCAAGAGCGAGGTGCTCGGTATCATCGGGGAGTCCGGTTCCGGAAAGACCGTGACATTCCTCTCTCTTCTGCGCCTCCTGCCGCGCCATGCGAACGTTGAGGCAGACTCGATCCTCTTCGATGGACGTGAAACGAGGTCGCTCACGGATGGCGAATTCCGGGCGCTGCGAGGCACCCGCATCGCCATGATTTTCCAGGATCCGGTCGGCTCCTTCAATCCGGTCAAGTCGATCGGTTGGCACTTCCAGCAGGTTGCGGCCCGCGCCGCCGTCGGCCGGAATGCCTCCCTTCCTGCCAATTGGCGGGAAGCGGCGATCGAACTCCTCGCGACCGTCGGCATTCCGCACGGAAAGGCAATCCTCTCGAGCTATCCGCACCAGCTCAGCGGCGGCATGTTGCAGCGCGCCCTGATCGCTCTCGTCCTCGGCCTCGGGCCCTCCCTCATCGTCGCCGACGAGCCGACCACCAACCTCGACAACATCGTCGAGCACCAGATCATCGAGCTGTTCCGCGGGCTGAAGGAGAGCACACGCGCCTCGTTCGTGTTCATCACGCACGACATGACCGTCGCCGCGCGCCTCTGCGATCGCATTGCCGTCATGTACGCCGGCCAGATCGTCGAACGTGGCAGCGCCGCCGAGATCCTGGGGGCGCCACGCCACCCATACACGCAAGGTCTCGTGCGCACAGCGAATGAACTCCAGCGCCGCGTCGCCCGGCTCATCGAAATCCCCGGCGAACTGCCCAATTGGCGCACGATGCCGGCCGGTTGCCGCTTTCGCGCGCGCTGCCCGCTCGCGGGGCCCGAATGCGAGCACGCTCAACGGCTGCTCACCGCGTCCGACGGCCACGAGGTTCGCTGCGTGAAATCCGGGAGCCCCCGATGA
- a CDS encoding ABC transporter permease subunit produces the protein MPVHGAAPASRPPRAPFSGHVRHQVSWDGFTSHAVRQVNAPLRGGRSQMKAFGFVAARVLGAIATMFVGALAVFLVMQAAPGDPALAALGESATPEAVAKFRADRNLDAPVAEQFLSWLGGIVSGDFGNSLTIAGGISISDLLLARLPNTIFVGLYAVFFAVALSLLIGSLAALNRGRAVDTIATSIAALGVSMPDFWLGYVLILFFALNLGWLPSYGFTSPFVSLHGALVTGLLPALAIAAPMAAVFSRTLRTALLENTSRDHVTVARSFGFEEGFIFRNYVFRNSVIPYLVIIGLQIRYLLGGVVVVERVFGVPGVGSLMVDAAFARDYPVVQACTVIFLAIVLAVNLAVDLICAALDPKRVK, from the coding sequence ATGCCGGTGCACGGCGCGGCGCCCGCCTCTCGGCCACCACGCGCCCCATTTTCCGGGCACGTACGGCATCAGGTTTCTTGGGACGGGTTCACCAGCCATGCGGTCCGCCAGGTCAATGCTCCGCTCCGAGGCGGGCGTTCGCAGATGAAGGCATTCGGCTTCGTTGCGGCACGCGTCCTCGGCGCCATCGCCACGATGTTCGTCGGCGCGCTCGCCGTGTTCCTCGTCATGCAGGCCGCACCCGGCGATCCGGCGCTCGCGGCTCTCGGGGAGTCGGCGACGCCCGAAGCTGTCGCCAAGTTCCGCGCGGACCGCAACCTCGACGCACCCGTCGCGGAACAGTTCCTTTCCTGGCTCGGAGGGATCGTCTCCGGAGATTTCGGAAATTCACTCACGATCGCCGGCGGCATTTCGATTTCCGACCTGCTCCTCGCTCGGCTGCCGAACACCATCTTCGTCGGCCTCTATGCCGTCTTCTTCGCGGTCGCGCTTTCGCTCCTCATCGGCTCGCTCGCCGCCCTCAATCGGGGGCGGGCCGTCGATACCATCGCAACCTCCATCGCCGCGCTCGGCGTATCCATGCCGGACTTCTGGCTGGGCTACGTCCTCATCCTCTTCTTCGCTCTCAACCTCGGTTGGTTGCCGTCCTACGGCTTCACGAGCCCGTTCGTTTCCCTCCATGGCGCCTTGGTGACAGGATTGCTCCCCGCCCTCGCGATAGCCGCGCCGATGGCCGCGGTCTTCTCGCGCACGCTGCGCACTGCGCTTCTCGAGAACACCAGCCGCGACCACGTCACCGTCGCCCGCTCGTTCGGCTTCGAGGAGGGTTTCATCTTCCGCAACTACGTCTTCCGCAATTCCGTGATTCCCTATCTCGTGATCATCGGGTTGCAGATCCGCTACCTTCTCGGCGGCGTGGTGGTCGTCGAAAGGGTCTTCGGTGTTCCCGGCGTCGGATCCCTGATGGTGGACGCGGCCTTTGCCCGCGACTATCCCGTGGTCCAGGCCTGCACGGTGATCTTCCTCGCCATCGTGCTCGCGGTGAATCTCGCTGTTGACCTCATCTGCGCGGCGCTCGACCCCAAGAGGGTGAAATGA
- a CDS encoding aminotransferase class III-fold pyridoxal phosphate-dependent enzyme, with protein sequence MSENTRSIELAARAREVMPAGGFGNFDHSVFIRSGRGSRVWDEDGREYVDFLIGSGPMLLGHGHPEVLEAVAEQLPKGMTFFANNAAGLELAEEICRAVPCAEQVRFLATGSEADMYAIRLARAFTGRERIVKFEGGYHGMGPEAQMSLAPTRLVNYPQAIPDSAGIQECVRDGMLIAPFNDADFLESLLAEHGDEVAAIIVEPLQRIIPPVPGFLSALRALCDRHGIVLIFDEVVTGFRFAYGGAQEEYGVTPDVCTLGKVIGGGFPIAAVAGRRDIMRHFDKNAVGADRWLMMLGTLSGNPVAAVAGLKTLEILRRPGTYEQLHANGRRIMEMFTRHLARAGIAHHIVGHPALFDVLFTAREVRNYRDAITADAGLAARFNAVLRSGCILKAPGKVYPSLALGEEDFALTEEAVEAAARALASA encoded by the coding sequence ATGAGCGAGAACACGAGATCGATCGAACTCGCCGCGCGGGCACGCGAAGTGATGCCGGCCGGCGGCTTCGGCAATTTCGACCATTCGGTTTTCATCCGCAGTGGTCGCGGCTCGCGGGTCTGGGACGAGGACGGCCGTGAGTACGTCGATTTCCTGATCGGCTCCGGACCGATGCTCCTCGGCCATGGCCACCCCGAGGTTCTGGAGGCGGTCGCCGAGCAGTTGCCGAAGGGCATGACGTTCTTTGCCAACAACGCCGCCGGCCTCGAACTCGCCGAGGAGATCTGCCGCGCCGTTCCCTGTGCCGAGCAGGTCCGCTTCCTCGCTACCGGGAGCGAGGCGGATATGTATGCCATTCGCCTTGCCCGCGCCTTCACGGGCCGCGAACGGATCGTCAAGTTCGAGGGCGGATACCACGGCATGGGGCCGGAGGCGCAGATGTCGCTGGCTCCGACCCGGCTCGTCAACTATCCGCAGGCCATCCCCGACAGCGCAGGCATCCAGGAATGCGTCCGCGACGGCATGCTGATCGCTCCGTTCAACGACGCCGACTTCCTCGAAAGCCTCCTTGCCGAGCACGGCGACGAGGTCGCCGCGATCATCGTCGAACCGCTCCAACGCATCATTCCGCCCGTGCCGGGATTTCTATCCGCACTGCGCGCGCTCTGCGACCGGCACGGCATCGTCCTGATCTTCGACGAGGTCGTCACAGGCTTTCGCTTCGCCTACGGTGGCGCCCAGGAAGAATATGGCGTGACGCCCGACGTTTGCACCCTCGGCAAGGTGATCGGCGGCGGCTTTCCGATCGCCGCCGTCGCCGGGCGCAGGGACATCATGCGCCATTTCGACAAGAACGCCGTCGGGGCCGACCGTTGGCTCATGATGCTGGGCACCCTCTCGGGAAATCCGGTGGCCGCTGTCGCGGGTTTGAAAACGCTCGAGATTCTGCGGCGCCCTGGCACCTACGAGCAGCTCCACGCCAACGGCCGTCGCATCATGGAGATGTTCACCCGCCACCTCGCACGCGCCGGCATCGCCCACCACATCGTCGGACATCCGGCCCTCTTCGATGTGCTTTTCACCGCCCGCGAGGTGCGCAACTACCGCGACGCCATCACCGCCGACGCAGGTCTTGCCGCCCGCTTCAATGCCGTATTGCGCTCCGGCTGCATCCTGAAGGCACCAGGCAAGGTCTATCCGAGCCTCGCGCTCGGCGAAGAGGACTTCGCCCTGACCGAGGAGGCGGTCGAAGCCGCGGCGCGGGCACTCGCCAGCGCTTGA